In the genome of Maribacter forsetii DSM 18668, the window GATCTATTGGTTGCTAAAACTCGAAAGACACATTTTACATTAAAAAGATAGATAAAAAAAGGGGAGCCTAACGCTCCCCTTTTTTTATGTAAATGTATTTGCTTTTTGTCTTAAAAGTTAATCGTATAACTTAAGGTAGCATTCATAATTCCTCTATCAATCATTGCGGGTGTTGTAATACCGGCATTAAATAATCTTTCGCTTACATCTTGTTGAGAACGACTTAGGGAAAAGTCTAATTTGCTTCCGCCAAAGTTATACCCAATACCACCAGAAATGGCATTTAGATCTCCAATTGTATTTCCATTGGCATACGGACTCTGTTCAAAACGGTATCCTGCTCTTAGGCTTACTTGCTGAATTCTGTACTCACCGCCAAGTCTAAAAGTAGAAACGGCTCCTAAATCACTCGCAATTTCTGAGTTCACTGTTTGGAAGCTTGGGTCGTTTGTAGGGCGTAATTCTGATTGTGAGAAATCTTGGTATCCATAATCGAAACTTAATAAACCGTCTTTTGCGAATATTACAGCTAAACTACCTGTAAGCTTACTAGGTGTTTTAACCGTGTACTCTTCAAAAAGGTTTACAATAGTAAAGTTGATAAAATTAATATCCGCATCCGCTAAATCAGAATTTACACGTTGCGAAGTATTGTCCTCCAAGCGATACCATGTTGGTGATTGGTAGCTACCGCCTAAACGTACATTATCGTTCAATTTGGCAATTGCACCTAAGGTAAATGAGAATCCGTTACCTTCAGTTTCTAAATAATTGTCAAAAGTAGTTCTGGTAATTTCAGAATTTGGCTCGTAACCATCTTCCGAAAACTGATCATATTGAGTATATAGAACGCTGTGAAAATTTAAAGAAGCTCCCAAATAGATGTTCTCTTTGTATTGAGAAGCAACGTTAACGGTAAACTTACTATTATAGCCCGTAGTTCTTCTTAAAAAATCTTGATCAACAAAGTCATAGAGAGAATTACTAATGTAATTTGTGTTGTTGTTATCTTCAGTCTCTGGGTCGAGAATTCCACCATAGTAGCCTAAAAATGTTTGTTGGTCTCTAAAACCTTGAGCTGCACCAATATCTAAATATGCTTCTTCTAAAAATTCGCCATCTTGTAATAAAATTGACCCAAAAGGTGTACCACCTGCGAATTCTAGAAAATAAGTATCAATACCTTCTGTTGCACTTCCAGAAACATAGTATTCGTTATCAAAATTATTGACCAAGTCATAATTAAAAGCCAAGGTAAATTTTTTCCAATCAGAATTAGCATCGGTGTTTTTAAATACAAATGCACCACCTAATTGATTTAGTTCAATGTCGTTATTCTTGGTTATTAAGGCGTCACCAAAGTAACGGGCGTCATTATTTGTATGGTAGTTAGAACCTGTGATGGTAAATAGGCTATTATTGAAAACAGCAGAGCCCGCAGGGTTAATGTTTAGTGATGATAAATCCCCGCCTAGGGCGCCAAACGCTCCACCCATAGCTTGAAAGCGAGCGGTTCCTTGAAGGTTTTCTGTACCGTAACGTAAAGCTTCATTTATGTTTTGTGCACTACCAACGGCACATGCCATTAGTATTACGAAAGTTAAATATCTCTTCATAACAATATTTCAAGTTTGATAAATGTTCGATTTTTAGTTTCTTCTGCTGCTACTGCTTCTAGATGAACCGGAAGACCTAGATGAAGACCCGCTACTAGAACTTCTAGAGCTGCTTCCAGAACTTCTGTAAGAACTACCGCTAGAACTGCTTCTGCCCGAGCTGTAGTTACTACTTCTAGAGCTACTTCCAGAACTACGGTAA includes:
- a CDS encoding OmpP1/FadL family transporter encodes the protein MKRYLTFVILMACAVGSAQNINEALRYGTENLQGTARFQAMGGAFGALGGDLSSLNINPAGSAVFNNSLFTITGSNYHTNNDARYFGDALITKNNDIELNQLGGAFVFKNTDANSDWKKFTLAFNYDLVNNFDNEYYVSGSATEGIDTYFLEFAGGTPFGSILLQDGEFLEEAYLDIGAAQGFRDQQTFLGYYGGILDPETEDNNNTNYISNSLYDFVDQDFLRRTTGYNSKFTVNVASQYKENIYLGASLNFHSVLYTQYDQFSEDGYEPNSEITRTTFDNYLETEGNGFSFTLGAIAKLNDNVRLGGSYQSPTWYRLEDNTSQRVNSDLADADINFINFTIVNLFEEYTVKTPSKLTGSLAVIFAKDGLLSFDYGYQDFSQSELRPTNDPSFQTVNSEIASDLGAVSTFRLGGEYRIQQVSLRAGYRFEQSPYANGNTIGDLNAISGGIGYNFGGSKLDFSLSRSQQDVSERLFNAGITTPAMIDRGIMNATLSYTINF